CAGCCATGACCAGAAACGCTCCAACCGGTCCCCCGGGCATGTCCGAGGAGGACATCCTCCAGGCCATGCGTGACATGCACGGCTATGTGGACGTGACCCCGGGCGACTTCAGGGAGATTTACGAACTCGCCTATGCCCATGCCCGGGACCGTCTGGCCCGGACCACCACGGCCCGGGAGATCATGACCAGCCCGGTCCATTGCCTGGGCCTGGACATGGCCGCTTCCGAGGCGGCCCGGTTCCTGGCCGGGCGAGGGGTGACCGGCGCGCCGGTGCTGGACGGGCGCGGCGTGGTCTGCGGCGTGGTTTCGGAGAAGGACTTTCTGCGCCGCATGGGCGCACGCGGCGCGCCGTCGCTTTTGGGCATCGTCTCCCGCTGCCTGGGAACCCCGGGGTGTCTGGTCACGGACCTGCGCGGCCTGACCGTGGCCGAGTTCATGACCGCCCCGGCGGTCACTGCGACGGCGGACATCACGGCGGAGGATATCTCGAGCCTTTTTATGGAAAAATCCATCAACCGCCTGCCCATCTGCGATGCGGACGGCCGTCCTCTGGGCATCGTCACCCGCACCGATCTGGTCCGGGCTCTGCAAGGGCAAAGGTAGGAACATGGACTATTTCCGAAAGATGCGCGGCACGACCCAGAGCCCGCCCCGGGTGGGTGCGGGCGAGGTGGCGTGGTCGTTTGCCGGGGCGTTTGTCGGCATCGCGGCCGTGGGGTTTCTGCACGCCGGACTCCTGGACGCGACCGGGTTGGGGCTGCTCATCGGCTCCTTCGGGGCCACGGCCGTTTTGGTTTACGGCGCGATCAAAAGCCCCCTGGCCCAGCCGCGAAACGTCCTTTTCGGCCATGTGCTGTCCGCCCTGGCGGGGGTTGCGGCGCAGCAGGCCCTGGGCGAGGTGGTCTGGCTGGCCGCCGCCCTGGCCGTGGCCTCGGCCATCGCGATCATGCACCTGACCAAGACCCTGCATCCGCCAGGCGGGGCCACGGCGCTGATTGCGGTCATCGGCGGCGATTCCGTCCACGCCCTGGGCTATCTTTATGCGCTGGTTCCGGCCGGGCTCGGCGCGACAGTGCTGCTGCTCGTCGCCCTGATTGTGAACAACATTCCCAAGAACCGGCGCTATCCCGAATTCTGGTGGTAGGCCCCGGTTTCGTGAGGGACGCGGCGGCGTCGGGAGGGACAAGGACTCCGCGCGACGTGTCCGCGGCATCCGGGTGGAGGCGGGGTGCGGGTACACGTCGCGGGGAGTGGCCATGCCCGTGGCGGCTACGGCGGGAGCGGTCGTCCCGGGCGTCAGGATGCGTGCTGCAGAGGGGCGGAGGATGACGGGCGGGGTTGCCAATGCGGGATATGAAGGCTAAGGGCAGGGGGGATCGGACTGGGGCGCTTCCTGACGGGTAAACGTCAAACCACGACCCGGAGGGCAGCGGCATACCGCATGGCCATTGGATCACGATGCAATCGTCTCACCCATGAAGTATAGTAAATTTCATAATACGTTTCACGAGGGTTTCGTCCTCGCCATTGCGGATGCCTCCCGGAAAGTCGCCAATATCTATTACAAGCTGTTTTTGAAGTGCGCTCCACGAATGAATCGGAGCCTTACCGTCGAGACCAGGCTGAACATCTATTTCCATCTCTTCG
Above is a genomic segment from Desulfolutivibrio sulfodismutans DSM 3696 containing:
- a CDS encoding CBS domain-containing protein, encoding MTRNAPTGPPGMSEEDILQAMRDMHGYVDVTPGDFREIYELAYAHARDRLARTTTAREIMTSPVHCLGLDMAASEAARFLAGRGVTGAPVLDGRGVVCGVVSEKDFLRRMGARGAPSLLGIVSRCLGTPGCLVTDLRGLTVAEFMTAPAVTATADITAEDISSLFMEKSINRLPICDADGRPLGIVTRTDLVRALQGQR
- a CDS encoding HPP family protein; protein product: MDYFRKMRGTTQSPPRVGAGEVAWSFAGAFVGIAAVGFLHAGLLDATGLGLLIGSFGATAVLVYGAIKSPLAQPRNVLFGHVLSALAGVAAQQALGEVVWLAAALAVASAIAIMHLTKTLHPPGGATALIAVIGGDSVHALGYLYALVPAGLGATVLLLVALIVNNIPKNRRYPEFWW